The sequence ACCGGCCAGCCCCCGTAGTAGGCGAGCTGGATGATGATCTCGACGATCTTCTCCCGTGGCATCCCCAGGTGCAGGGCGGCACCGATGTGGCCGCGCAGCTCCCAGTCGGTCCGGGCCAGGGTAACCGCGGTCAGCGCGATCAATTCGCGTTCCTCGACGCTCAGGTGCGGGCGGGTCCAGATCTCACCGAACAGGTGGTCGATGGTGAGCTGCAGGAAATCGGGATAGGAGCCTGGGCGGGGTTCGCGGCCGAAGACGTGCTTGAACATCGCCTCACCCCGCTCATGCCGGGCAAGCGGCTGGTTCATCGATCACTCCTTCGTGTTGCCGGGTGGCCTGTCGGACAGTGGGGAATTCCTACGACGCCACGACGGCGACGAGCAGCGACGCGGCGCAGATGTGGGTACACATGGCGACGCCACCGTCGGCCCCGCCGCCGACGTCACCGAGTCACCGATCAGCCGCGGCGCAGCCTGAACTGGGCCCGCCCCTGCGCCCAAAGCTGTGAGGAGGGCCCTGTCTC is a genomic window of Micromonospora tarapacensis containing:
- a CDS encoding carboxymuconolactone decarboxylase family protein, coding for MNQPLARHERGEAMFKHVFGREPRPGSYPDFLQLTIDHLFGEIWTRPHLSVEERELIALTAVTLARTDWELRGHIGAALHLGMPREKIVEIIIQLAYYGGWPVANNGLRIAQEVFAEIDTNKDTDHDQ